The Henckelia pumila isolate YLH828 chromosome 2, ASM3356847v2, whole genome shotgun sequence genome includes a window with the following:
- the LOC140877913 gene encoding uncharacterized protein — translation MTSFNKIYMFSKDDYDGWKICMQEHLSAQDDDMWYVITDGPMNIMKANTVVVVTEGAPQMIEKPRAEWTTEDTKKQIWTMWNEAFYTKPWIKIYLARSKLAPQKKKIWEKLTQLCEGNDQKKEKTYGGNPEFDSIKMKPGETMNEFDERFIGIMIELNALDKSYSNREVALKLMRALPRE, via the coding sequence ATGACttcatttaacaaaatttatatgTTCTCTAAGGATGACTATGACGGTTGGAAAATTTGTATGCAGGAACATCTATCTGCTCAAGACGATGATATGTGGTATGTCATCACAGATGGGCCAATGAATATTATGAAGGCAAACACTGTAGTTGTTGTCACTGAGGGTGCACctcaaatgattgagaaacccaGAGCAGAATGGACAACCGAAGATACAAAGAAGCAAATTTGGACAATGTGGAACGAGGCATTTTATACAAAACCAtggataaaaatatatttagctAGATCAAAACTTGCaccacagaaaaaaaaaatatgggaAAAACTCACACAACTATGTGAAGGCAATGATCAGAAGAAAGAAAAAACTTATGGTGGCAATCCAGAATTTGACAGTATTaagatgaaaccaggagaaacaATGAATGAGTTCGATGAAAGATTCATTGGTATAATGATTGAGCTCAATGCCTTGGACAAAAGCTACAGTAACAGAGAAGTTGCTCTGAAATTAATGAGAGCATTGCCTCGTGAATAG